GGGGCACCTCGTCTTCTCGACGCTGCACACGACGGACGCAACGCAGACCATCAATCGCATCCTGTCGTTCTACCCGCCCAACCAGGCTGCCGAGGTGCGCTTCATGCTGTCGAGCGCGCTCCAGGCGATCGTGTCACTGAGACTGGTACCGAGAAAGGACGGCGCGGGCCGCGTGCCTGCGGCTGAAGTTCTGATCAATACACAGGCGGTCCGCGACAACATCCGCGACGTCGAGAAATCGCTAAACATCCCGGATCTAATCCGCGAAGGGACGGTTCATTACGGAATGCAGAGTTTCGACCAGAGTCTCATGTACTGGTACACCAAGGGCGTCATTACGTACGAGGCTGCACTCGCTGCAGCAACGAGCCCGAGTGAATTTGCGCTGAGAGTGCAGGGAGTCGCAGGAGCAAGCGACACGCACTGGGACGCCTTCACCGAAGCCGGTGTTCAGTAGCGGTGTTCAACAAGATTCTCATTGCGAACCGCGGCGAGATCGCGCTGCGTGTAATTCGTGCGTGCAAGGAGCTGGGCGTACAGACCGTTGCGGTCTATTCCGAAGCTGATCGCGAATCGTTGCATGTGCGCTTCGCCGATGACGACGTCTGCATCGGTCCGCCGCCTGCGCGCGAATCGTATCTGAACATCCCGAGACTGATCGCCGCCGCGGAGATAACCGGTGCGGACGCGATTCATCCGGGCTACGGATTCCTTGCCGAGAACGCGGAATTCGCCGAGACCTGCGTAGCGTCCAATATCGCGTTCATCGGTCCGACGGCGGAGCAGATCCGCGTCATGGGCGACAAGGCCTCGGCCCGTCGCGCGATGCAGGCCGTCGGAGTACCCATAGTTCCAGGGTCACCTGGGCCTGTCGATGATGTGGACGAGGCGCTCAGGTTTGCGGTCGAGATCGGATTCCCGGTCATCATCAAGGCCTCGGCCGGAGGCGGCGGAAAGGGAATGCGTGTCGCGGCGGATCCGGACGATTTTGCGCGCGCCTTCCAGCTGGCGCGATCGGAAGCGCTTTCGGCGTTCGGAAACGGCGACGTGTACGTCGAGAAATATCTCGCGCGGCCACGGCACATCGAATTTCAGATCATGGGTGACTCGCACGGGAACGTGATTCACCTGGGGGAACGCGACTGCTCGGTACAGCGAAGGCACCAGAAGCTGATCGAGGAGGCGCCGAGTCCGGCGATGACGCCGGAACTGCGCCAGGCGATGGGCGACGCTGCGGTGCGCGGCGCCAAGGCGATCAACTACGTCGGCGCCGGCACCATCGAGATGCTGTTGAACGAGGACAAGTCGTTCTACTTCATGGAGATGAACACCCGCATTCAGGTCGAGCATCCTGTCACGGAGATGCTCACGGGCATCGATCTCGTGAAGGAACAGATACGGGTTGCATCGGGCGAGCGGCTCAGCGTTACGCAGCTGCCGCCGCTGCGCGGCCACGTGATCGAATGCCGTGTGAACGCCGAGGATCCAGCCCGCAACTTTCAACCGTCGCCGGGACGGATCGACGTATTCCATCCACCCGGCGGCCCGGGCGTCCGTCTCGACACGCACGTGTATACTGGCTACAGCGTGCCGCCGTACTATGACTCGCTGCTGGCCAAGCTGATTTGCCAGGGGCGCGATCGCGACGAAGCGATCCGGCGCATGCAGATCGCGCTCGAGAGCTTCATCGTGGAAGGCGTCACCACTACGATCCCATTCCTTGCGCGCGTGATGCACAACGCCGATTTTCAGGCGGGCAAGGTCGACACGAAGTTCCTCGAGCGCGAGGGTGCCGCGCTCATCGCGGAGCTCAACTAGGACACAAGACATTGCGGTTGGATGTATATCTTACGGCCGACGAGCTCGCGGAGACCGATCGCGCAGGCCGCGTCATTGCCGTTATCGACGTTCTGCGAGCCTCGACCAGTATCGTCACTGCACTCGCCAATGGCGCTCGTGCAGTGGTCCCGTTCGAGGATGCAGATGAGCTGATGACCCGCGCCCGGCAGTTCGAGCGCGGTGACGTTCGTCTTGCCGGAGAGCGGAAGATGCTGCCCATCGATGGCTTCGACATGGGCAATTCGCCGGCACAGTTCACGTCGGCTGCAATCGATCGACGCACGGTGCTGCTCACCACCACCAATGGCACGCGCGCGCTGATCGCTGCGCAGGGCGCAACGGACGTGGTGGTCGCCTCGTACGTCAATCTCTCCGCCGCCACAGCCATGCTGCGCACCGCGCTGCGTGGCGGCAGCGACGTCGTGCTGGCGTGCTGCGGACAGGACGGACATTACGCGCTCGAAGACGCGGCATGCGCCGGCCGATTCGTTCGTACGGTGACCAGGCGCCTCTCAGGCGTAGCGATGAACGACGCAGCGCATTCGTGCGCGCTGCTCGCGCGCAGCTATGGTGATGAGATCGGCTCGATCTTCCTCGATTCGGCGCACGGACGCGCTCTGTCGCAGGCGGGATTCCATGATGACCTTGCGCTCTGCGCGGCCGTCGATGCATATCCGATCGTGCCAGTATTTGCGGAGCGCCAGATAACCAGACTCGGCAGCGATCGGGAGCGATAAGGTGGCCGACGCGGCGCTGAAGCGCGAGGTGCAGGCGATTGCGCTGCTGCTGCTTGCGGTCTTTCTCGCAGGCGCGCTGATGCTGCATGGCTGGAGCGAGATGCGCGGCGTACCAGCCGCGGCAGGAAGCTTCGGATCCGTCGGCGCGCTCGCCGCACGGTCGCTCATCGTCGTGTTTGGCTGGGTCGGGTCATCGCTTCTTCCGGTCGCTCTCGCGGTGCACGCTCTGCGTGTATTCGGCCGGATGAGCGGAGGTCGGGACCGTTCGTGGCTCATCTTTCTGCTCGGCATGGTGATCGTGCTGCCGTTCGGCGTGGCGCTCGCGATGGGTGCAACGCGCGACGACAACGTCCTCTCCGGAGTCATCGGCGGGATACTCGCGTTCTACACCACGCAGCTTACGGGGCCGGTTGGGGCGTGGCTGCTCTTCATGCTCGCACTGAGTGTGCTCGCCGCGGCGACGCTCTCGTGGAATCCGATCCGCATGCTGGTCGGGCGGGAGATAAAGCCGGTCATTGCCTCTACGGAACAGGCTGCAGCGCTCGACGACACGTACAACCCGCCGCGCGTCCGCAAGCAGAAGCTCCTCGCGCAACAACTCGAGCCCGAGCCGGAAGAGATGCCCGTGATCGACGAGGCACTGTCCGCGCCGTTCGAGCTGCGCAAGGACCGGAGTCGTCGCCGTCGTGGCAAGGATCGCGACGCGGCATCCGCTGAAGATCGTGTCGCCGCGGAGATCGAGGCGAGCGACGTAACGCATGAACGGTTCGACGATGAAGATCTCCCGACGCCGGACCTGCTGACAGCGCCTGCGCCGCGCAACATGGACGCCAACCGTCGCGATCTCGACGCCGCGGGCCAGCGATTGATGGACGCGCTGCGCACGTTCCGCGTCGACGGCGAGCTGGTTGGCCGCACGACCGGGCCGGCCGTGACCCAGTTCGAGATCGAGCCTGCACCGGGGGTCAAGGTCCGCCAGATCGCGAATCTCGCGAACGATCTCGCGCTTGCGATGCGCGCGCAGAGCATTCGTGTCGTGGCGCCGATTCCGGGGCGCGGAGCAGTCGGCGTCGAGGTTCCAAATCCGGTTCCCGAGATGGTAGCGTTCCGCGAGCTGCTGGAGTCGCAGGATTTTCAGTCAGCGCGCGCCGCACTTCCGATCGCCCTGGGAAAGGATCTCGCGGGCAAACCCGTGATCGCGGATCTTGCGAAGATGCCGCACCTCTTGATTGCCGGCGCAACGGGGTCCGGTAAATCGGTTTGCGTCAACACGCTCATCACCAGCCTGTTGTACCGGCACACGCCACGCACGCTTCGCTTCCTGATGGTTGATCCGAAGATGGTGGAGCTTTCGGTGTACAACATGATCCCGCATCTGCGGCACAAGGTTGTCACCGACAACCGCGACGCGGCGGCGGTACTCAAGTGGGCCGTGTACGAGATGCAGTCGCGTTACGAATTGCTGGCGGCGAACAACGCCCGCAACATTCAAGATTTCAATCGGAAGGTCACGGAAAAGGCACCGCTCAAGAAGCCAAAGACGCCGAACGTCGCGTTCGAGGACCTCGAGTACAAGGACGACGTCCTGCCGTATATCGTCGTCATCATCGACGAGCTCGCCGACCTGATGATGACGGTGCAGGGCGAGGTCGAGACTCCGCTCGCGATGCTGGCGCAGAAGGCGCGCGCGATTGGAATCCATCTCATCCTCGCGACGCAGCGTCCGAGCGTGAACGTCATTACCGGTCTAATCAAGGCGAACTTCCCGAGTCGCATCGCGTTTCGCGTCGCGAGTCAGATCGACAGCCGGACGATCCTGGACGGAATGGGTGCGGAATCATTGCTCGGCAACGGCGACATGCTGTTCATTCCGCCAGGCAAGTCGGAGCCCGCGCGTCTGCAGGGTGCGTACATCTCGAGCGAGGACACCGAGCACCTTATGGGCTGGTTCGAGGCGAGGAAGAAGGCTCGCGCCTCCGGCTTTGCGGCGGTCGATGAAGCGCCGGGCGAGAGCGACATTCTCGAAGCGGTGCGGAAGCTGGATGCCGAGCGCGCTGGCGGCGGTGAGGACGGTGACAGCGGCGAGGACGGCGATCGCGACAAGCTGTTCCGCGAGGCCGCCGAGATCGTGATCCAGAACCAGAGCGGATCGACCTCGCTGCTTCAGCGCCGTCTGAAGATCGGATACGGCCGCGCCGCGCGCATCATGGACCAGCTTCAGCTCGCGGGCGTACTTGGTCCGTCCGACGGTCCCCGCGGGAGAGACGTGCTGGTGGGACTCGAAGATCTCGAGCGGATCGCGCCGCGGTAGTGCACCTCGTCACCCACCCCTCGGGCGGGATGACGATGAGTCAGCCTCTCAGTCGCCGCGCGGCTTGAGCAGATCGCTTGCGCGCAGGCCGTGGTATTCCTTCTGTTGCGCCTCCACCCAGACGTTGTACACGTAGGGATCGCCGCTGCCACCGCCTTTTTCGTCGGCCATCTTCTCGAAGCTCTTCGTGATTCTGCCGAGAGGCTTTCCGGGGACGCTCACGATGCGGACGTGGTCCCCAACTACGATACTTGCCATCCGAAAAAGCTAGCGACGGTGTCGGCTATGCGCGCCTGCGAGTGCCGGGCGATTGCGAAATACATCCGCGCAGCGATTGGATCCCGCGCGAGGATGCGGGCTACGCCGCTCTCGACGCCGTGATGCTAGACTCGTCTCATGCTCACCGGACGACAGCGGCTGGGAATCAGGGGCGAATCGATCGCTGCCAGGTGGCTGGTGCTCCGAGGGTGGGAGATTCTGGACCGGCGGTTCCGGAGCGGCCATCGTGATATCGACCTGGTGGTTTGCAGGGCCGAGGAGGGCAGCGCGGGCCGGATTGTCGCTTTCGTTGAGGTCAGGACTCGATATTCGACGGATTTTGGGACGCCTGCCGAGACGGTCGGGTGGAAGAAGCAGCGTGAGTTGGCTAGGTCGGCGCGTGTCTGGGTGGCTTCGAACAGATGTTCGGGAGACCAGTATCGGTTTGACGTCGTGGGGGTGATAGTGGGTACGGCTCGGGTTCAGATTCAGTATGTGCCGGACGCCTTCTGGTTGCGCTCCTTCGGTTGATTTTCGGTCTGATAGTTCGTATTTTGTTCGGGGCCTCTGCGGTGCGAAAGAACCTGGGGAATCCCGGCGGTTTTGCCCGGAAACACGAATCCGGATCGGGCAGTCCGGAGTTATCTTACATCAGCGAAAGGAAAAGGGACCAATGGGTGCTTCCACCATGCAGGACGACAAGAAGAAGGCGTTGAACCTCGCGGTGGCGCAGATCGAGAAGAACTGCGGCAAAGGTTCAATCATGCGGATGGGGACGAGCACCGCTGGTGTGCGCGTTGACTCGATCTCGACAGGCGCCATCAATCTTGATGCAGCGATTGGAATTGGTGGTATTCCAAGAGGCCGAGTGACCGAGATCTACGGTCCGGAATCGAGCGGCAAGACGACGTTGTGTTTGCACGTCGTTGCGAATGCTCAGAAGAACGGCGGCGTCGCTGCCTACATCGATGCGGAGCACGCGCTCGACACGGAATACGCAGGCAAGCTCGGCGTGGATGTGGAGAATCTCCTGGTATCGCAGCCTGATACAGGCGAGCAGGCGCTGGAGATCTGCGAGATACTCGTGCGCTCCGGTGCGGTTGACGTTGTGGTGATCGACTCGGTTGCGGCGCTTGTTCCGAAGGCCGAGATCGAAGGTGACATGGGCGACTCGCACGTCGGATTGCAGGCACGACTTATGAGTCAGGCGCTTCGCAAGCTGACTGGTGCGATCGCGCGATCCAACACTTCGGTGATCTTCATCAACCAGCTGCGCGAGAAGATCGGAGTGATGTTCGGCAATCCCGAGACGACGACGGGTGGAAAGGCACTCAAGTTCTACGCGTCTGTTCGCCTCGACATTCGCCGCATCGGGCCGGTAAAGGACAAGGAGGACGTGGTGGGATCGCACGTCCGCGTGAAGGTCGTCAAGAACAAGGTCGCCCCGCCGTTCAAGCAGGCCGAGTTCGACATCATGTACGCGGAAGGGATCAGCCACTCCTCGCTGGTGCTGGATATTGCCGCCGAGAACGGCATAATTGACAAGTCGGGCGCGTGGTACAGTTATGGCAGTCAGAGGATCGGGCAGGGTCGTGAGAACGCCAAGCTCTACCTCAAGGACAACGCTGCCTTGATGTCGGAAGTAGAGATAAAGGTGAAGGCTCTGCTCGGAATTACCGCTACGACAGCGGTTGCAGCCGAGCCCGAGGCGGTCGAAGAGGTTTAACCTCTCTCGGTCCATAAACGGATGTGTCGCCGAGTTGGTGCGGTTTGTAGGAGATGGGGCCCGGACTCCCCGCCTAATGCGAATCGTATCGGCTCGGCGACTGTCGTTTCCGGCTGACAGCTGTGGCACAGACGCCATATAACCGCGCGCTGGACCTGCTCTCCGCACGACCCTACACGGTGCGCCAGTTGCGTCGCAAGCTCGCCCAGAAGGACGTTCCGGCCGATGAGGTGGAGGCTGTCATCCAGCGCTTGCTCGGTGCCGGTCTGCTGGACGATGAGCGGTATGCGCTTGGCTATGCGCGATCCAAGCTCGTGGGACAGGGCTCGTCGGCGCGGCGGATATCGCAGGAACTCGCGCGGAAGGGTGTGAGCGCCGAGCTGAGCAAGCAGGCCATCGCGCAGGTTGTGATCGATGAGGAGATCGATACGCGAGCCGTCGTCGAGCGAGTAGCGCGCAAGAAGCTCGCGTCGATGGGCGATCTGGAGCCGGTTGTATTGCGGCGCCGATTGTTCGCGTTTCTGGCTCGCCGCGGATATGAGATGGACGAGATTCGCGAAGTCGTCGCTGCCGTGGGGAAGACGTAGGGCGAGAGCGTGGACTCAGCCTGTCTATATTTCAAGGCTATATGCAATCGTCCGAGATCCGCACCCGTTTCCTTGAATTTTTCGAGCGCCAGGGCCACAGGATTCTTCCCAGCTCCTCGCTCGTTCCCACTGACGATCCCACGCTGCTGTTCACCAATGCCGGGATGGTCCAGTTCAAGCGCGTTTTCCTTGGCAACGAGGAGCCGCCGACGCCTACGCGACGCGCGACCACGTCGCAGAAGTGCGTGCGCGCCGGCGGCAAGCACAACGACCTCGAGCAGGTCGGGCACACCGCGCGGCATCACACGTTCTTCGAGATGCTGGGCAACTTCTCATTTGGTGATTACTTCAAGCGCGAAGCGATCGGATTCGCCTGGGCGTTTGTCACCGGCGAACTCGGCCTGGCACCGGAGAATCTTCGTGTCACCGTGTTCCGCGAGGATGATGAGGCTCGCGCTCTGTGGATGGAGTTAGCGGGGCTTCCTGATACTCGCGTATTCGGACTCGGCGAGAAGGACAACTTCTGGCAGATGGCCGATACGGGTCCGTGCGGTCCGTGCACGGAGATCTACGTCGATCTCGCGAAGGTCGCGCGCGACTGGAAGGCGCCAGCGGGCTCGAGTGGGAGCTGGACCAATCCCGACCTCGTGGACTTCGACACCGAGACGTTCGTCGAGGCTGCTGAAGCGGGACGGTTCGTCGAGATCTGGAATCTCGTCTTCATGCAATTCGATCGTCAGCCTGACGGAACTCTGGCTCCGCTGCCAAGGCCGTCGGTGGACACCGGTGCAGGGTTGGAGCGCATCGCCGCGGTGATGCAGGGAGTTGCGAACAACTTCGACACCGATCTGTTCACGCCGCTCATCGCATCCGTCCAAGCGCAGCTGGGCCCCGTCGCGACTTCCGACGTCGACGACCGAGTCGCCGCGACGCGCGTCATAGCGGACCATGCTCGCTCGATCGCATTTCTGCTGGCAGACGGCGTGTATCCGTCGAACGACGGACGTGGCTACGTGCTGCGTCGCATTCTGCGACGCGGTGTGCGCTACGCGTGGCTGCTCGGTCGACGCGAGCCGACACTGACGCCCGTGGTGGAGCGCGTCATCGACATGATGCGCGACGTGTATCCAGAGCTGCATCAGCGCAGACAGCACATTCTCGACACGACACGTGCGGAAGAAGAGCGTTTTCTCGCGACGATCAACGGCGGAATGCAGCGCTTCGACGAGCTTGCCCCGGCAAAGACTACGCAGGAGCGTACGATCGCCGGCGAGGACGCGTTCAAGCTTTACGACACTTACGGCTTCCCGATCGATCTCACCGAGCTCATGGCGCGCGAGCGGGACTACACGGTCGACATCCCCGGGTTCGAGCGCGCGCTCGCGGCACAACGCACGCAATCACAGGAAGAGCGTCGCTCGCGCAAGCTCGGCGTCGCGGCCGATGATCTGGGTGATGCGAACGCCTGGTCGGATGTCAGCGGTTCTCTTGCGGATGCGCTTTCGACCGCACGGTTCGTAGGGTACGAGCGAATGGACTCGGAGACTGACGCGATCGCCGTGCGACCATTGAGTGATGGACGCGTCGCCGTATTGCTGCGCGAATCCCCGTTCTACGCCGAGTCAGGCGGACAGGTGTCGGATGGCGGCGAGATTGTCGGAGAGGGATGGCGCGTCGCGGTCGAAGATGTGCGCAAGCTGGACGGCAAGCCGATCGCGATTGGCAAACCGACGGGTAACGTCACCCGTGGTATCGCTCGCGCAACGGTCCCGCGCGATGTGAGATTGGACACTCAACGGAATCATACTGCAACGCATCTGCTCCATGCGGCGCTGCGCGAGACGCTCGGCGATCATGTGCACCAGGCCGGCTCGCTCGTCGCACCAGATCGTCTTCGGTTCGACTTCACGCATACGGGGCCGCTCACGCGCGAGCAGGTTGAGCGTGTGGAGGAGATCGTCAATCGTGGCGTTCTCGCGGCAGTGCCGGTTACGACCACGGAGCGTCCGTATGAGGACGCCGTGTCCTCGGGCGCCATGGCGCTGTTCGGTGAGAAGTATGGCGACGTCGTACGCGTGGTCGATATTCCGTCGCTGTCGCGAGAGCTGTGCGGCGGGACTCACGTTGGAAATACCGCCGGGATCGGGCTGTTCAGCATCGTCAGCGAATCGGGGATAGCGGCAGGAGTTCGCCGCATCGAAGCGATCACTGGTACCCGTGCGTACGAGGCGGCGCGCGATCGCGAGCGGCTGCTCGGCAGCATCGCCGAGGCTGTGAAGGCGACACCGGCGACTGTGCTACGACGCGTACAAACGGTGGTCGAGGAACGACGTGTGCTGGAGAAGCGCGTGTCCGAGCTGATGCGGGGCGGTGGAGGCGGGACGAGCGGACCGGTTCAGCAGCTGCTGGATGGCGCTGTTTCCGTCAATGCGTTGCGACTCGTTGCGCGCGAAGTGGCGAGTGCGGATGCCAAGTCGCTACAGGAACTGGCCGAGGCAGCTCGCGAGAGCGCTTCCGACGTGATTCTGATTCTTGTTAGCGCGATGGATGGCGGCAAGAACGCAGTGATCGCCGCTGTCGGTGATGTTGCGCGCGAGCGTGGCGCGCGCGCGGATGTGATCGTCAAGACGCTCACCCAGGAATTCGGTGGACGCGGCGGCGGTAAACCCGCACTGGCTCAGGGTGGTGTGCCAAACGCCGACGTGTTTCCGGCGCTGATCGCGCGTGCCGAGGCGATAGTCGCCGAGCAGATCGCGTGACGGCGACGCATGAGTCGCTGGGAGCGTGGCTGGATGGCAAGCTCGAATCCGTGCCGCAGGAGCTGGCCGTGCGCATCCGTGCGGTGCTCCCGCCCGACTGGCGCGCTGCGTCCATCGCAGATGCGCCGTCGTTTCTGACCAACGCCGCCTCGTGTGAGCTTCGCGGTTTGCTCGAGCGCGGGTGCGAGGAGCGTTGGGCGGCGCCCGGATTGCTCGTCGTGGATGCGCTTGTCACGTATGCGTGCGAGCTCGTCGCGCTGTCGGGGGGCGACATGGACGCCGGCTCCGTGGCAATTCTGAACGCAGTGGGGGCGACGCTGCCACCGGAGGAGTCAGCCACGTGATCGTCATCCTGTTCACCGGTGGCACGATCGCAATGCGGAACGATCCGACGGCGCGCGGCAACACGCCTGCGTTGACCGGTGCGGAGATCGTGAAGGCGACCCGTGGCATCGACAATACCAGTGCGGTGGAGACCGAGGATTGGGGCCATTTCCCCGGACCGCACATGAACGTCGCGCGCATCTGGGCACTCCGGAATCGCATAGCGGAGCATCTCGCACGCGACGAAGTCGCGGGTGTCGTCGTCACTCACGGTACCGACACGCTCGAAGAGTCGGCGTACTTCGTTGCGCGCGCACTGTCGTCGCCCAAGCCAGTCGTGTTCACTGGTGCGATGCGCACGCAGAGCGACCTCGGCTGGGACGGACCGGCGAACCTGTTCGAAGCGGTGCACGTAGCTGCGAGCCCCGCGTCGGTGGGGCAGGGCGTAATGGTGGTTCTGAGCGGGCAGATTTTCACGGCACTCGATGTTACCAAGTCGAATACACAGCTGCTCGATGCGTTCGAGAGTCCGGGGTTGGGTCCGATTGGATATCTTGACGAAGGCGAGGTTATCTTCCGGCGCGAGCTGCCAGCGCTGATCCCGCCAATCATACCAGTCGCGCCGGCGACCCCCGTCGACATTTTCTTCGCGTCCGCCGGCTGCGACTCCCGGTTGCTCGATGCAGTGCGCGACGAGTCGCGCGGAGCGGTGATCGCGGCGATGGGCCGTGGTAACGTGCCGCCCGAAATGGTGCCGGGGATCGGCCGCTACATCGCCGACGGGAAGCCCGTCGTGATAACGTCGCGTACGGGCGGTGGACGCGTAGGTCACACCTACGCTTATCCGGGGGGCGGGCGCACACTGGAAGACATGGGAGCAATTCTGGCCGGCTCCCGTCGCTCGCAGCAGGCGCGCATCGATCTCATGCTGGCGCTGGGCGCCGGTGTGAGTGACGGGGAATTGCGCGCACTGTTCTCGAGCTGAGATCGCATGCCGTTGATGCAACCGCCAGAAACCGTGGTCGAGATCACGCGAGTACTCGAAGCCGCAGGTTACGAGGCCTGGTGCGTTGGCGGTGGCGTGCGCGACGCACTGCTCGGCATCCCCAACCTCGACTGGGATCTCACCACCAGTGCAAGGCCGTTGCAGGTTCGCAAGTTGTTCAAACGCACCGTACCCGTCGGAATCGAGTTCGGGACGATCGGCGTGCTGGATGAGAAGAATGTGATGCACGAAGTCACCACGTTCCGATCGGACGTCGAAACCGACGGACGGCACGCAGTCGTGAAGTTCGGCGAATCTCTCGAGGATGACCTCGCGCGCCGCGACTTCACCATCAATGCGATCGCGTATTCGCCATCGCGCGATGAGCTGCGCGATCCGTTCGGCGGGCAACGCGACATCGCGGAGCGCGTTCTCCGCGCTGTCGGCGTTGCCAAGGAACGCATGCGTGAAGACAGATTGCGCGCTCTGCGCGCGATCCGGTTCGCGTCGCGTTTCGGCTTCACCGTGGACCCTGCAACGTGGCAGGCGATTCTCGTGAGTGCACCGCACCTTGGCAGACTTTCGCCAGAGCGCGTGCAGCAGGAGATCGTCAAGACGATGAATCAGGTTGCGTTGCCGAGCACCGCATTCCGGATGTGGCGTGACAGCGGTGCGTTTGCGGAACTCGTTCCGGGGCTCGCGGGCATTACAGACGTCGAGCTACTGGCGCTCGATCACTTGCGCCTGCCGCAACTTGCCAGACGCCCGCAGCGCTTGCAGCTTCGTCTCGCGGGACTCTTTTCGGCAGCTCGTCCTGGCACGGTACACGCCATGCTCAAAGCGTTGCGCTTCTCGAATGCGGATGCCGCATGGGTCGGAGGCCTCGTTGAGCGCTGGCACGAGATGGGACGCGGAATGAAGAACGAGCTGATGCACTCCGAGGCGCCGGCTGATTCAGTCTTGCGCTCATGGGCGGGCCATGCTGGTCGCACGCGGCTCGCTTCATTGCTGCGCATCGCTGACGCTCACTGGTGGGCCGAGCGAGAACGGGGTAGGCCGGCGCCATCGCGCGAGCGTGTGGAGTCCGTCTATCGCCGCGCGATTCGGATTGCATATCGCGATCCGGTTGAAATCTCGGACCTTGCTGTCAACGGCGACGACCTTCACGCGATTGGCATCACGGGAAAGCAGCTGGGGCAGACACTGCGCGCGTTGTTGCAGTACGTTCTTGAAGATCCGAGTCGGAATACGCCCGACATGTTGTTGAGCCGTGCACGGGGAGACGCATGATCTTTCGCAGCAGACCGCAGCAGGCAACCGTCTGGCGGAGGTTCCGCTCCGGTCACGACGGGTTCACCTTCGAGGAGTCCCGGGAAGGTTACTTCGAAGCGCACGTTGCCGCGAATGCGGAACGCGCGGTCGATCTGACGCATCTGCTTGCAGAGCATCTTCCGCCGGCTGTCGACGTCGCACTCACCGATCATCGCAGCAAGACCACGTGGAACGGCGTCGACATCGCGCTACCCGACGTCCGGGATGCGATCGCGCGCCTCAAGGTGCCACTTGCGACGTATGCGGGAGTGGACATCACGATCTTCACGCCGGAAGATCAACTGTCGTTGACCGCGGAGCTGGATCTGTATGCATTCGGCCGCAGTGACCGCTGGTTGTATCTGCTGCAGGCGCTTGGACTTGAACAGTATGGTGCGGTGGCGGAAAGAGGCTGGCGTGGTCAGCCATGGGATCGCTCACCGGCCGCTGTGCTC
The window above is part of the Gemmatimonadota bacterium genome. Proteins encoded here:
- a CDS encoding asparaginase, whose translation is MIVILFTGGTIAMRNDPTARGNTPALTGAEIVKATRGIDNTSAVETEDWGHFPGPHMNVARIWALRNRIAEHLARDEVAGVVVTHGTDTLEESAYFVARALSSPKPVVFTGAMRTQSDLGWDGPANLFEAVHVAASPASVGQGVMVVLSGQIFTALDVTKSNTQLLDAFESPGLGPIGYLDEGEVIFRRELPALIPPIIPVAPATPVDIFFASAGCDSRLLDAVRDESRGAVIAAMGRGNVPPEMVPGIGRYIADGKPVVITSRTGGGRVGHTYAYPGGGRTLEDMGAILAGSRRSQQARIDLMLALGAGVSDGELRALFSS
- a CDS encoding CCA tRNA nucleotidyltransferase: MPLMQPPETVVEITRVLEAAGYEAWCVGGGVRDALLGIPNLDWDLTTSARPLQVRKLFKRTVPVGIEFGTIGVLDEKNVMHEVTTFRSDVETDGRHAVVKFGESLEDDLARRDFTINAIAYSPSRDELRDPFGGQRDIAERVLRAVGVAKERMREDRLRALRAIRFASRFGFTVDPATWQAILVSAPHLGRLSPERVQQEIVKTMNQVALPSTAFRMWRDSGAFAELVPGLAGITDVELLALDHLRLPQLARRPQRLQLRLAGLFSAARPGTVHAMLKALRFSNADAAWVGGLVERWHEMGRGMKNELMHSEAPADSVLRSWAGHAGRTRLASLLRIADAHWWAERERGRPAPSRERVESVYRRAIRIAYRDPVEISDLAVNGDDLHAIGITGKQLGQTLRALLQYVLEDPSRNTPDMLLSRARGDA
- the alaS gene encoding alanine--tRNA ligase, producing the protein MQSSEIRTRFLEFFERQGHRILPSSSLVPTDDPTLLFTNAGMVQFKRVFLGNEEPPTPTRRATTSQKCVRAGGKHNDLEQVGHTARHHTFFEMLGNFSFGDYFKREAIGFAWAFVTGELGLAPENLRVTVFREDDEARALWMELAGLPDTRVFGLGEKDNFWQMADTGPCGPCTEIYVDLAKVARDWKAPAGSSGSWTNPDLVDFDTETFVEAAEAGRFVEIWNLVFMQFDRQPDGTLAPLPRPSVDTGAGLERIAAVMQGVANNFDTDLFTPLIASVQAQLGPVATSDVDDRVAATRVIADHARSIAFLLADGVYPSNDGRGYVLRRILRRGVRYAWLLGRREPTLTPVVERVIDMMRDVYPELHQRRQHILDTTRAEEERFLATINGGMQRFDELAPAKTTQERTIAGEDAFKLYDTYGFPIDLTELMARERDYTVDIPGFERALAAQRTQSQEERRSRKLGVAADDLGDANAWSDVSGSLADALSTARFVGYERMDSETDAIAVRPLSDGRVAVLLRESPFYAESGGQVSDGGEIVGEGWRVAVEDVRKLDGKPIAIGKPTGNVTRGIARATVPRDVRLDTQRNHTATHLLHAALRETLGDHVHQAGSLVAPDRLRFDFTHTGPLTREQVERVEEIVNRGVLAAVPVTTTERPYEDAVSSGAMALFGEKYGDVVRVVDIPSLSRELCGGTHVGNTAGIGLFSIVSESGIAAGVRRIEAITGTRAYEAARDRERLLGSIAEAVKATPATVLRRVQTVVEERRVLEKRVSELMRGGGGGTSGPVQQLLDGAVSVNALRLVAREVASADAKSLQELAEAARESASDVILILVSAMDGGKNAVIAAVGDVARERGARADVIVKTLTQEFGGRGGGKPALAQGGVPNADVFPALIARAEAIVAEQIA